In Salinibacterium sp. NK8237, the following proteins share a genomic window:
- the ptsP gene encoding phosphoenolpyruvate--protein phosphotransferase, with translation MELQGVGVGRSVAVGKVVRMPDPLPEPKDARHSGDAAAEKEAAASALTFVAADLRARAEKADAEANEVLTATALMAEDPSILDSVNELIDGGKAAERAVFEAFASFREMLISLGGMMAERATDLSDVSQRVVARLRGVEAPGVPQRDEPFVLVADDLAPADTALLELDKVLALVTRQGGPTSHTAILARSKAIPAIMGVAEALDLADETLVIVDAGAGTITTEPTAEQVSAAEARIAELAAAANAPITDGALADGTLVPLLANLGTPSEAAQAVELGAEGVGLFRTELMFLDATSAPTVEEQTKEYTEMLQHFPGKKVVVRALDAGADKPLSFMDMGEEVNPALGQRGLRSLRVNENILRDQLTALVNAQNATDADLWVMAPMVSDAEETDYFVSLGRELGLNTVGVMAEVPSLAVLADQVAERSDFVSIGSNDLTQYTLAADRMLGTLAKFQDPWHPAVLRMVKMLGDAGAAAGKPVGVCGEAAADPQLAIVLVGLGVTSLSMTPAALADVRAELLTVTLEQAKARAAAAINATTGPTAREAAANAA, from the coding sequence ATGGAACTTCAGGGTGTTGGAGTCGGACGATCGGTTGCTGTCGGAAAAGTCGTGCGGATGCCCGACCCCCTTCCGGAACCGAAAGATGCTCGCCATTCCGGCGATGCTGCAGCAGAGAAAGAAGCGGCAGCATCCGCACTCACTTTTGTGGCTGCTGACCTTCGTGCCCGCGCAGAAAAAGCGGATGCCGAAGCCAATGAGGTTCTCACTGCTACAGCCCTCATGGCTGAAGACCCCTCGATTCTCGACAGCGTCAACGAACTGATCGACGGCGGCAAAGCTGCCGAGCGCGCAGTGTTCGAGGCCTTTGCTTCGTTCCGCGAGATGCTGATTTCGCTCGGCGGAATGATGGCCGAGCGTGCCACCGACCTCAGTGACGTGAGCCAGCGTGTGGTCGCTCGCTTGCGTGGCGTTGAAGCCCCGGGTGTTCCGCAGCGCGATGAGCCGTTCGTGCTCGTTGCCGATGACCTCGCTCCGGCCGACACAGCGCTGCTTGAGCTCGACAAGGTTCTCGCTCTCGTCACCCGCCAGGGTGGGCCGACGAGCCACACCGCGATCCTCGCTCGCTCGAAGGCGATCCCCGCCATCATGGGCGTCGCCGAAGCTCTTGACCTCGCCGATGAGACTCTCGTGATTGTGGATGCCGGTGCCGGCACCATCACAACAGAGCCCACCGCTGAGCAAGTCTCCGCAGCAGAGGCTCGCATTGCCGAGCTCGCTGCCGCAGCAAATGCCCCAATCACTGATGGAGCTCTCGCTGACGGAACTCTCGTTCCCCTCCTCGCCAACCTCGGCACTCCCTCTGAGGCCGCGCAGGCTGTCGAACTTGGCGCTGAAGGTGTCGGCCTCTTCCGCACCGAGCTCATGTTCCTCGATGCCACGTCGGCCCCCACGGTTGAGGAGCAGACCAAGGAATACACCGAGATGCTGCAGCATTTCCCGGGCAAGAAGGTTGTCGTTCGTGCCCTCGACGCCGGTGCAGACAAGCCGCTGAGCTTCATGGACATGGGCGAGGAAGTAAACCCCGCCCTCGGCCAGCGGGGTCTTCGCTCGCTGCGCGTCAACGAGAACATCCTGCGCGACCAGCTCACCGCTCTCGTCAACGCTCAGAACGCTACCGACGCCGACCTCTGGGTGATGGCCCCGATGGTGTCGGATGCCGAAGAGACCGACTACTTCGTCTCCCTTGGTCGCGAGCTTGGCCTCAACACCGTCGGCGTCATGGCCGAGGTTCCCTCGCTCGCCGTTCTCGCTGACCAGGTTGCCGAACGCAGCGACTTCGTCTCGATCGGCTCCAACGACCTCACCCAGTACACGCTGGCTGCGGACCGGATGCTCGGCACTCTCGCCAAGTTCCAAGACCCGTGGCACCCTGCCGTGCTCCGCATGGTGAAGATGCTCGGAGACGCCGGAGCCGCAGCGGGCAAGCCCGTCGGAGTCTGTGGTGAAGCTGCCGCCGATCCGCAACTCGCCATCGTCCTTGTCGGTCTGGGGGTCACGAGCCTTTCGATGACGCCCGCGGCGCTCGCCGACGTGCGCGCCGAGCTTTTGACGGTCACGCTGGAGCAGGCCAAGGCTCGCGCCGCGGCCGCCATCAACGCGACCACCGGACCGACCGCTCGTGAGGCTGCCGCGAACGCTGCCTAG
- the trpS gene encoding tryptophan--tRNA ligase, with the protein MSTTPRLFSGMQPSADSLHVGNYIGALLQWREMQENYDAVFCVVDMHAITVPQEPALLRAQTRRTAAQYIAGGIDPEHSVLFVQSQVPAHAELAWVLNSITGFGEASRMTQFKDKSAKQGSDAASVGLFTYPVLMAADILLYDTAIVPVGEDQRQHIELTRDLATRFNSRFGDTFVMPEPQIQKATAKIYDLQNPESKMSKSAATDSGVLWLLDEPSKTAKKIKSAVTDADREIRFDRGAKPGVSNLLTLHSTFSGTSIADLEAQFEGKGYGDLKKEVAEVVTEEFAPVRARTLELLDDPAELDRMLSKNAERANEMAQKTIDRVYDRIGFLPRVR; encoded by the coding sequence ATGAGCACCACACCTCGCCTGTTTTCAGGCATGCAGCCCTCTGCCGATTCGCTCCACGTAGGCAACTACATTGGGGCGCTCCTGCAGTGGCGCGAGATGCAAGAGAACTACGACGCAGTCTTCTGCGTAGTAGACATGCACGCCATCACCGTTCCGCAGGAGCCCGCGTTGCTGCGCGCCCAAACTCGTCGCACCGCCGCGCAATACATTGCCGGCGGCATCGACCCTGAACACTCTGTGTTATTTGTGCAGTCGCAGGTCCCGGCGCACGCCGAGCTCGCCTGGGTGCTCAACAGCATCACCGGATTCGGTGAAGCTTCGCGAATGACCCAGTTCAAAGACAAGTCAGCCAAGCAGGGATCGGATGCCGCCTCCGTTGGCCTCTTCACGTACCCGGTGCTGATGGCCGCCGACATCCTGCTCTACGACACCGCCATTGTGCCGGTGGGCGAAGATCAGCGTCAGCACATTGAGCTCACGCGCGACCTGGCCACCCGCTTCAATTCGCGATTCGGCGACACCTTTGTGATGCCGGAACCGCAGATTCAGAAGGCCACCGCCAAAATTTACGACCTGCAGAACCCTGAGTCGAAGATGAGCAAATCGGCGGCGACCGATTCCGGAGTGCTGTGGTTGCTCGACGAGCCCTCCAAGACGGCAAAGAAGATCAAATCTGCCGTCACGGATGCTGACCGCGAGATTCGTTTCGACCGCGGGGCAAAGCCCGGCGTCTCGAATCTGCTCACGCTGCACTCCACGTTTAGTGGGACATCCATTGCCGACCTTGAAGCGCAATTCGAGGGCAAAGGCTACGGCGATCTCAAGAAAGAAGTTGCCGAGGTTGTTACCGAAGAGTTTGCTCCCGTGCGCGCCCGCACGCTCGAACTGTTGGATGACCCTGCCGAACTCGACCGCATGCTCAGCAAGAACGCCGAGCGCGCCAACGAGATGGCTCAGAAGACGATCGACCGCGTCTATGACCGAATCGGTTTCTTGCCGCGGGTGCGCTAA
- a CDS encoding sigma-70 family RNA polymerase sigma factor, with protein MSGIVASELTTSDEQLLAQARTGVQNAFAELWSRHYRSGVCVARQYTSIDADDLVSEAFARIYQRVLAGGGPQGAFRPYLYTTIRNLASTWGAASREVQVDEIADFEDPTTLEDPLAIALDHSLTAKAFRELPERWQSVLWYTEVEGMDPHEVAPLLGMSANSVAALSYRAREGLRKAWLQAHINDATASGECQWAMSKFGEHARKSLSGRDTTRIEAHLAGCARCSIVCEEVDEVGSRLALVMIPMLLGGVAGGGFLTAFGQGGAASLTAAAAPAMPAAVLASTHLVGAGGAAVVGGATVGALPVAVAGSLAAALVLTGSLVFLAPTPPEATSADATTTSESSSALESFSVSNSGVSESTAEFRTDPGSTTIPSVPSADVGVVDTSAGAGTGVGTGTGNAGGANSGGLVDSVGDVVGGLVDSVVGTVTGGTAPEGHTAPGGVVGADVNLNLVGTATPGAHLSLQAAGLVYATTTVSSNGTFALNVTGIPGGLSSLDLVQTVDRDYLGGLVGGGGLLGGLFGTVDSLINNLIKPLQLSSGSNQGINVRLID; from the coding sequence ATGAGCGGAATCGTGGCGTCGGAGCTAACCACTTCGGACGAGCAGCTGCTGGCACAGGCGCGTACGGGGGTACAAAACGCCTTTGCCGAGCTCTGGAGTCGCCACTACCGCTCGGGTGTATGTGTTGCCCGTCAGTACACGTCGATAGACGCGGACGATCTCGTGTCTGAGGCGTTCGCGCGTATTTACCAGCGTGTGCTGGCGGGTGGCGGCCCGCAAGGCGCTTTTCGTCCTTACCTTTACACGACCATCCGCAACCTCGCCTCAACGTGGGGTGCTGCCTCCCGCGAAGTGCAAGTGGATGAGATCGCCGACTTCGAAGACCCCACAACTCTCGAAGACCCCCTCGCAATCGCGCTCGACCACTCGCTGACCGCCAAAGCATTCCGCGAACTTCCGGAACGCTGGCAATCAGTGCTCTGGTACACCGAAGTGGAGGGCATGGACCCTCACGAAGTGGCTCCGCTGCTGGGTATGAGCGCTAACAGCGTCGCTGCGCTGTCGTATCGCGCGCGTGAAGGTCTTCGTAAGGCCTGGTTGCAGGCCCACATCAACGACGCCACGGCATCCGGCGAATGCCAGTGGGCGATGTCAAAGTTTGGGGAGCACGCTCGCAAGAGCCTCAGCGGTCGCGACACCACACGCATCGAAGCCCATCTCGCCGGGTGCGCTCGGTGTTCGATCGTGTGTGAAGAAGTAGATGAAGTTGGTTCACGCCTAGCACTCGTGATGATCCCGATGCTGCTGGGCGGCGTTGCTGGTGGCGGTTTCCTGACTGCCTTCGGGCAGGGCGGCGCGGCGTCGCTCACTGCAGCAGCAGCGCCGGCCATGCCAGCAGCAGTATTGGCGAGCACTCACCTCGTGGGTGCCGGAGGTGCTGCTGTCGTTGGCGGAGCAACCGTCGGAGCATTGCCCGTTGCGGTCGCAGGCTCGCTTGCCGCTGCACTGGTGCTCACCGGTTCTCTCGTGTTCTTGGCTCCCACACCACCAGAAGCCACGAGTGCGGATGCCACAACAACTAGCGAGTCCTCGTCAGCTCTTGAAAGCTTCAGTGTCTCGAACTCCGGCGTAAGCGAGAGCACTGCAGAATTTCGCACTGACCCGGGAAGCACCACGATCCCTAGTGTCCCTTCCGCGGATGTCGGAGTTGTTGATACTTCGGCTGGCGCCGGGACCGGCGTTGGCACCGGAACGGGCAATGCAGGGGGAGCCAATTCGGGCGGTCTCGTTGACTCGGTCGGTGATGTCGTTGGTGGCCTCGTTGATTCTGTAGTCGGCACGGTCACCGGCGGAACCGCTCCGGAGGGCCACACGGCCCCAGGCGGTGTCGTGGGTGCTGATGTTAACCTCAACCTCGTCGGCACGGCGACCCCGGGCGCACACCTGTCTCTTCAGGCCGCTGGGCTCGTGTACGCGACAACGACGGTGTCGAGCAACGGAACCTTCGCGCTGAACGTCACAGGCATCCCCGGGGGGCTCTCATCCCTCGATCTCGTGCAGACGGTCGATCGCGACTACTTGGGTGGCCTAGTGGGGGGTGGAGGATTGCTCGGCGGACTTTTCGGTACCGTTGACAGTCTCATCAACAACCTCATTAAGCCCCTCCAGCTCTCGTCGGGCAGCAATCAGGGCATCAACGTTCGTCTCATCGACTAA
- a CDS encoding exodeoxyribonuclease III yields MATRLRIASVNVNGVRAAYRKGMGDWLDARDIDILALQEVRAADADIEGLLGDGWNILHDAATAKGRAGVALASRKGSAASAPLAHRVALGADDFDSAGRWLEADFDVAGKTVTVVSTYVHSGVVDTPKQVEKYKFLEAMLVRLPELAAHSDHALIVGDLNVGHRELDIKNWRGNRKKAGFLLEERAYFDRFFGAAGETIECVDGTTGPGLGWVDVGRQFAGEVDGPYTWWSQRGQAFDTDTGWRIDYHVATPALAATVADYRIDKAGAWDERWSDHAPVVVDYSI; encoded by the coding sequence ATGGCAACACGTCTTCGCATCGCATCCGTCAACGTCAATGGTGTTCGCGCCGCTTACCGCAAGGGCATGGGCGACTGGCTAGATGCTCGTGACATCGACATTCTGGCGCTGCAAGAGGTTCGCGCCGCCGATGCCGACATCGAAGGTCTGCTCGGCGATGGCTGGAATATCCTGCACGATGCCGCGACGGCCAAGGGTCGCGCAGGAGTCGCGCTGGCCTCACGCAAGGGTTCTGCGGCATCCGCCCCTCTTGCTCATCGCGTAGCTCTCGGCGCCGACGACTTCGACAGCGCCGGGCGCTGGCTTGAAGCAGACTTCGACGTTGCCGGTAAGACCGTCACTGTCGTGAGCACCTACGTTCACTCGGGCGTTGTTGATACTCCGAAGCAAGTAGAGAAGTACAAGTTCCTCGAGGCCATGCTTGTGCGCCTGCCCGAGCTTGCCGCCCACAGCGACCACGCCCTCATCGTCGGCGACCTCAACGTTGGCCACCGCGAACTCGACATTAAGAACTGGCGCGGCAACCGCAAGAAGGCCGGCTTCTTGCTCGAAGAGCGCGCCTACTTCGACCGCTTCTTCGGTGCCGCCGGCGAGACCATCGAGTGCGTTGACGGCACGACCGGCCCCGGCCTGGGCTGGGTGGATGTCGGTCGCCAGTTCGCTGGTGAAGTCGACGGCCCCTACACCTGGTGGTCGCAGCGCGGCCAAGCTTTCGACACCGACACTGGTTGGCGTATCGACTACCACGTCGCCACCCCCGCGCTCGCGGCTACCGTTGCGGATTACCGCATCGACAAGGCCGGCGCCTGGGATGAGCGCTGGAGCGATCACGCTCCCGTCGTTGTTGACTATTCAATCTGA
- a CDS encoding GNAT family N-acetyltransferase: MQVFNLASERLTLDALTGDDVELMTAYCQDPIFEHTLTIPWPYVASDAEFFINNLVAQWWEDDDEYTWAIRETGKPELLGVISFRLYNDTIGYWMGEPHRGKGLMKEAVAEVCRWVFSTGRPEVRWEALVGNKASAAIAKSLGFIYTGIEPASSEYRGGTHPPSWWATLTAPDENPTYEVESGQPWPV; this comes from the coding sequence ATGCAGGTCTTTAATCTCGCCAGCGAACGCCTCACCCTCGACGCCCTCACCGGTGACGATGTCGAGCTCATGACTGCGTACTGCCAAGACCCGATCTTCGAGCACACGCTCACGATCCCGTGGCCCTACGTTGCATCGGATGCCGAATTTTTCATCAACAACCTCGTAGCGCAGTGGTGGGAAGATGACGATGAATACACCTGGGCGATCCGCGAAACCGGCAAGCCCGAGCTGCTCGGCGTCATCAGCTTCCGCCTCTACAACGACACCATCGGCTACTGGATGGGCGAACCCCACCGCGGCAAAGGCCTCATGAAAGAAGCCGTCGCGGAGGTATGCCGCTGGGTCTTCTCCACTGGTCGCCCCGAAGTGCGCTGGGAGGCCCTCGTGGGCAACAAAGCCTCGGCCGCCATCGCGAAGAGCCTCGGCTTCATCTACACCGGCATCGAGCCCGCCTCGAGCGAATACCGTGGTGGCACGCATCCGCCATCGTGGTGGGCAACGCTCACCGCTCCCGATGAGAACCCCACGTACGAGGTCGAGTCCGGCCAGCCGTGGCCGGTCTAG
- a CDS encoding YihY/virulence factor BrkB family protein, whose translation MQLAQRLKPAIEWVLQLRPVRVFMHYADKLGPLLSSGLSYQAIFAVFASIWVGFAVAGFIVQGDPVLLDAVYDFISTNIPGLIGDGSGNGAISRDTLADTSILGITGAIAAFGLAFTALGWIASGRDAVRSMFGLESSETNFLILKLKDAGLAIGFGLAVLLSAAMSVASSAALNWILGLVSIDEDSDVAIIATRGVALLIVLLLDTATLAVFYRVVSGIKIPFRVLAQGTIIAAVALGALKFGGTFLLEGATRNPLLASFAVIIGLLIWFNLICQIILIGSAWIAVSADDADLDISGEKRDAEAPRAVAATKAADEAKANKAVKADRKAQRQASRTPQATPEEQSELDKANEVKFKRTFKRMMKRNSKR comes from the coding sequence ATGCAGCTTGCGCAACGACTGAAACCAGCCATTGAGTGGGTCCTCCAGCTACGCCCGGTGCGTGTCTTTATGCACTACGCCGACAAGTTGGGGCCGCTTCTTTCTTCTGGCCTGTCCTATCAGGCCATCTTCGCCGTCTTCGCCTCGATCTGGGTCGGCTTTGCGGTTGCCGGGTTCATCGTTCAAGGCGATCCTGTGCTGCTCGATGCCGTCTATGACTTCATCTCTACGAACATCCCAGGGCTGATTGGTGACGGCAGCGGCAATGGTGCGATCAGCCGCGACACCCTCGCCGACACGAGCATTCTGGGTATCACCGGTGCCATCGCTGCCTTCGGTTTGGCCTTTACTGCTCTGGGATGGATAGCCTCCGGTCGCGACGCCGTTCGTTCCATGTTTGGCCTTGAGAGTTCAGAAACGAACTTTCTCATTCTCAAGCTCAAGGATGCCGGGCTTGCGATCGGCTTCGGTCTTGCCGTTCTGTTATCGGCTGCAATGTCTGTCGCGAGTTCCGCCGCTCTGAACTGGATTCTCGGCCTCGTGTCGATCGATGAAGACTCTGATGTCGCGATCATTGCCACTCGAGGGGTGGCTCTGCTCATCGTGTTGCTTCTCGACACGGCCACTCTCGCCGTGTTCTATCGCGTAGTTTCCGGCATCAAGATCCCCTTCCGTGTGCTCGCTCAGGGAACGATCATTGCTGCCGTCGCTCTTGGCGCCCTGAAATTTGGGGGAACTTTCTTGCTGGAAGGTGCCACCCGCAACCCGCTGTTGGCATCCTTCGCCGTGATTATTGGTTTGCTGATCTGGTTCAACTTGATCTGCCAAATCATTCTCATCGGTTCGGCGTGGATTGCAGTCTCCGCCGATGACGCAGACCTCGACATCAGCGGCGAGAAGCGTGACGCCGAGGCGCCGCGGGCAGTGGCGGCGACCAAGGCCGCCGATGAGGCGAAAGCCAACAAGGCCGTCAAAGCCGATCGCAAAGCTCAACGTCAGGCCAGCCGCACACCGCAGGCAACACCCGAAGAGCAGAGCGAACTCGACAAGGCCAACGAAGTGAAGTTCAAGCGCACCTTCAAACGGATGATGAAGCGCAACAGCAAGAGGTAG
- a CDS encoding GNAT family N-acetyltransferase, producing MQPVALTTERLTLDALINADVDVMTSYCQDTVLKEAVPIPWPYEREHADGFINELAPQWWAESSEFTWAIHRSGDPLLLGVVGFNVKSSALGYWLGAPHRGNGFMPEAVAAVVSWLHSVGHTDIRWEAIVGNVASARVAEKVGFEYTGTAPALGQFRDETHPLCWHARLTADNAETAEPAHAALPWPT from the coding sequence ATGCAGCCCGTTGCCCTGACGACCGAACGGCTTACTCTCGACGCGCTCATTAACGCGGATGTCGATGTGATGACCTCGTACTGTCAGGACACCGTGCTCAAAGAGGCGGTTCCTATCCCGTGGCCCTACGAGCGGGAGCATGCGGACGGGTTCATTAATGAACTCGCACCCCAGTGGTGGGCAGAGAGCTCCGAATTCACGTGGGCTATTCACCGATCCGGCGATCCGCTGCTGCTTGGTGTCGTTGGATTCAACGTGAAGAGTTCTGCGCTCGGCTATTGGTTGGGGGCTCCCCACCGCGGCAACGGCTTCATGCCCGAAGCTGTGGCTGCTGTTGTGAGCTGGCTCCACTCAGTGGGGCACACCGACATCCGCTGGGAAGCGATTGTGGGCAACGTCGCTTCGGCGCGCGTTGCCGAGAAAGTCGGCTTCGAATACACCGGCACGGCGCCTGCGTTGGGTCAATTTCGTGACGAGACCCACCCGCTGTGTTGGCACGCTCGCCTCACTGCCGACAACGCTGAGACCGCTGAACCAGCCCACGCGGCGCTGCCGTGGCCGACATGA